One Nostocoides sp. HKS02 genomic window carries:
- the rpsG gene encoding 30S ribosomal protein S7 has product MPRKGPAPKRPLVVDPVHNSPLVTQLVNKILLDGKKSIAETIVYGALDGVKEKTGTDPVATLKRALDNIRPTLEVKSRRVGGATYQVPIEVKPNRATTLALRWMVGYSRQRREKTMTERLMNEILDASNGLGAAVKRREDTHKMAESNKAFAHYRW; this is encoded by the coding sequence ATGCCTCGCAAGGGACCCGCGCCGAAGCGCCCCCTCGTCGTCGACCCGGTTCACAACTCCCCGCTGGTCACCCAGCTGGTCAACAAGATCCTCCTCGATGGCAAGAAGTCCATCGCCGAGACGATCGTCTACGGCGCCCTCGACGGCGTCAAGGAGAAGACCGGCACCGACCCCGTGGCCACGCTCAAGCGTGCCCTGGACAACATCCGCCCCACCCTCGAGGTCAAGTCCCGCCGTGTCGGTGGCGCGACCTACCAGGTGCCGATCGAGGTCAAGCCCAACCGCGCGACCACGCTGGCCCTGCGCTGGATGGTCGGCTACTCGCGTCAGCGTCGTGAGAAGACCATGACCGAGCGCCTCATGAACGAGATCCTCGACGCCTCCAACGGCCTCGGTGCCGCGGTGAAGCGTCGCGAGGACACCCACAAGATGGCCGAGTCCAACAAGGCCTTCGCGCACTACCGCTGGTAA
- the rpsL gene encoding 30S ribosomal protein S12 gives MPTINQLVRKGRQDKVTKTKTPALKGSPQRRGVCTRVYTTTPKKPNSALRKVARVRLTSGIEVTAYIPGVGHNLQEHSIVLVRGGRVKDLPGVRYKIVRGSLDTQGVKNRKQARSRYGAKMEKK, from the coding sequence TTGCCTACGATCAACCAGCTTGTGCGCAAGGGGCGTCAGGACAAGGTCACCAAGACCAAGACTCCTGCCCTCAAGGGCTCGCCCCAGCGCCGCGGAGTGTGCACGCGCGTGTACACCACCACCCCCAAGAAGCCGAACTCTGCCCTGCGCAAGGTCGCCCGTGTGCGCCTGACCAGCGGCATCGAGGTCACGGCCTACATCCCGGGCGTCGGCCACAACCTGCAGGAGCACTCCATCGTGCTCGTGCGTGGTGGTCGTGTGAAGGACCTGCCCGGTGTGCGTTACAAGATCGTCCGCGGCTCGCTCGACACCCAGGGTGTGAAGAACCGCAAGCAGGCCCGTTCCCGTTACGGCGCGAAGATGGAGAAGAAGTAA
- a CDS encoding DNA-directed RNA polymerase subunit beta' has product MLDVNFFDELRIGLATAEDIRQWSHGEVKKPETINYRTLKPEKEGLFCERIFGPTRDWECNCGKYKRVRFKGIICERCGVEVTRAKVRRERMGHIELAAPVTHIWYFKGVPSRLGYLLDLAPKDLEKVIYFAAYMITSVDEEQRHKDLPSLEAQIEVERKEHQNKRDAEIEARAKRLESDIAELEAEGAKADARRKVRESADREMNQIRKRADQQIERLEQVWDRFKNLKVQDLEGDEILYREMRDRFGLYFEGGMGAAAIQKRLEDFDLQAESELLREIIATGKGQKKTRALKRLKVVTAFQATTNKPSGMVLDAVPVIPPDLRPMVQLDGGRFATSDLNDLYRRVINRNNRLKRLLDLGAPEIIVNNEKRMLQEAVDSLFDNGRRGRPVTGPGNRPLKSLSDMLKGKQGRFRQNLLGKRVDYSGRSVIVVGPQLKLHQCGLPKQMALELFKPFVMKRLVDLDHAQNIKSAKRMVERARPVVWDVLEEVITEHPVLLNRAPTLHRLGIQAFEPQLVEGKAIQIHPLVCSAFNADFDGDQMAVHVPLSTEAQAEARILMLSSNNILKPADGRPVTMPTQDMIIGLFHLTSEVENGRGSGRAFSSVSEARMAFDSGELELGSKVKIRLVDVVPIPGTVLPEGVEANELGQVPSLTVETSLGRALFNQTLPVDYPFVDAPVDKKRLSTIVNDLAERYSKVQVAASLDALKEYGFHWATRSGTTVAISDVVTPPRKGEILEGYETKATKVQTQYERGLITDDERRQELIEIWTQATNEVAKEMEANLPKTNTIYKMVSSGARGNWMQLRQIAGMRGLVSNPKGDIIPRPIRANFREGLSVLEFFISTHGSRKGLADTALRTADSGYLTRRLVDVSQDVIIREDDCGTERGLVMPIAQKMADGTLVEHDDVETSVYARTLAEDVVLDGATLAEAGIDLGDVVIDALVAAGVEQVKVRSVLTCESHVGTCAACYGRSLATGKLVDIGEAVGIIAAQSIGEPGTQLTMRTFHTGGVAGDDITQGLPRVVELFEARTPKGVSPIAEASGRVTIEDTDKTRRLMLTPDDGSEEHAYPVSKRARLLVADGEHVEVGHQLTVGSIDPKQVLRILGPRAVQMHLVDEVQHVYRQQGVSIHDKHIEVIVRQMLRRITIIESADADLLPGELAERGRFETENRRVVAEGGRPASGRPELMGITKASLATDSWLSAASFQETTRVLTEAAMNAKSDPLLGLKENVILGKLIPAGTGLPRYRNIKVEPTEEAKAAMYTMPSYEYDYPVFGPGSGEAIRLDDAELGLE; this is encoded by the coding sequence GTGCTCGACGTCAACTTCTTCGACGAGTTGCGCATCGGCCTGGCCACTGCGGAGGACATCCGCCAGTGGAGCCATGGTGAGGTCAAGAAGCCTGAAACCATCAACTACCGCACGCTCAAGCCCGAGAAGGAGGGCCTGTTCTGCGAACGCATCTTCGGCCCCACCCGGGACTGGGAGTGCAACTGCGGCAAGTACAAGCGCGTCCGCTTCAAGGGCATCATCTGTGAGCGCTGCGGTGTCGAGGTCACCCGCGCCAAGGTGCGTCGTGAGCGGATGGGCCACATCGAGCTCGCCGCCCCGGTCACCCACATCTGGTACTTCAAGGGCGTCCCGTCGCGCCTGGGCTACCTGCTCGACCTCGCCCCGAAGGACCTCGAGAAGGTCATCTACTTCGCGGCCTACATGATCACCTCGGTCGACGAGGAGCAGCGTCACAAGGACCTGCCTTCGCTCGAGGCCCAGATCGAGGTGGAGCGCAAGGAGCACCAGAACAAGCGCGACGCCGAGATCGAGGCCCGCGCCAAGCGCCTGGAGTCCGACATCGCCGAGCTCGAGGCCGAGGGTGCCAAGGCTGACGCGCGCCGCAAGGTGCGCGAGTCCGCGGACCGCGAGATGAACCAGATCCGCAAGCGCGCCGACCAGCAGATCGAGCGGCTCGAGCAGGTCTGGGACCGGTTCAAGAACCTCAAGGTCCAAGACCTCGAGGGCGACGAGATCCTCTACCGCGAGATGCGGGACCGGTTCGGGCTCTACTTCGAGGGCGGCATGGGCGCTGCGGCGATCCAGAAGCGCCTTGAGGACTTCGACCTGCAGGCCGAGTCCGAGCTGCTCCGCGAGATCATCGCCACCGGCAAGGGCCAGAAGAAGACCCGTGCGCTCAAGCGGCTCAAGGTCGTCACCGCCTTCCAGGCGACGACGAACAAGCCGTCCGGCATGGTGCTCGACGCCGTCCCGGTCATCCCGCCGGACCTGCGCCCGATGGTGCAGCTCGACGGTGGCCGCTTCGCCACGTCCGACCTCAACGACCTCTACCGCCGCGTGATCAACCGCAACAACCGCCTCAAGCGGCTGTTGGACCTCGGCGCGCCGGAGATCATCGTCAACAACGAGAAGCGCATGCTCCAGGAGGCTGTCGACAGCCTCTTCGACAACGGCCGCCGCGGCCGCCCGGTCACGGGTCCCGGCAACCGTCCGCTCAAGTCGCTGTCCGACATGCTCAAGGGCAAGCAGGGCCGGTTCCGCCAGAACCTGCTCGGCAAGCGCGTCGACTACTCCGGCCGTTCGGTCATCGTCGTCGGCCCGCAGCTCAAGCTGCACCAGTGCGGTCTGCCCAAGCAGATGGCGCTCGAGCTGTTCAAGCCGTTCGTGATGAAGCGCCTGGTCGACCTCGACCACGCGCAGAACATCAAGTCGGCCAAGCGCATGGTCGAGCGGGCTCGCCCGGTCGTGTGGGACGTTCTCGAAGAGGTCATCACCGAGCACCCCGTGCTGCTCAACCGCGCGCCCACGCTGCACCGCCTCGGCATCCAGGCGTTCGAGCCCCAGCTCGTCGAGGGCAAGGCCATCCAGATCCACCCGCTCGTCTGCTCGGCCTTCAACGCCGACTTCGACGGTGACCAGATGGCCGTGCACGTGCCGCTGAGCACCGAGGCGCAGGCCGAGGCCCGCATCCTCATGCTCTCGAGCAACAACATCCTCAAGCCGGCCGACGGCCGCCCCGTGACCATGCCCACCCAGGACATGATCATCGGCCTGTTCCACCTCACCTCCGAGGTGGAGAACGGCCGCGGCTCGGGTCGGGCGTTCTCGTCCGTCTCCGAGGCCCGGATGGCGTTCGACTCCGGCGAGCTCGAGCTCGGCAGCAAGGTCAAGATCCGCCTCGTGGACGTCGTGCCGATCCCCGGCACCGTGCTCCCCGAGGGTGTCGAGGCCAACGAGCTCGGCCAGGTGCCGTCGCTCACCGTCGAGACCAGCCTCGGTCGCGCGCTGTTCAACCAGACGCTGCCGGTGGACTACCCCTTCGTCGACGCCCCCGTCGACAAGAAGCGGCTGTCCACGATCGTCAACGACCTGGCCGAGCGGTACAGCAAGGTCCAGGTGGCGGCGAGCCTCGACGCGCTGAAGGAGTATGGCTTCCACTGGGCGACCCGCTCGGGCACCACGGTGGCCATCTCCGACGTCGTGACCCCGCCCCGCAAGGGCGAGATCCTCGAGGGCTACGAGACCAAGGCCACCAAGGTCCAGACCCAGTACGAGCGTGGTCTGATCACCGACGACGAGCGCCGTCAGGAGCTCATCGAGATCTGGACCCAGGCCACCAACGAGGTCGCCAAGGAGATGGAGGCCAACCTCCCGAAGACGAACACCATCTACAAGATGGTGTCCTCGGGTGCGCGTGGTAACTGGATGCAGCTGCGTCAGATCGCCGGTATGCGTGGTCTGGTGTCCAACCCGAAGGGCGACATCATTCCCCGCCCGATCCGCGCGAACTTCCGCGAGGGTCTGTCGGTGCTCGAGTTCTTCATCTCGACGCACGGTTCCCGTAAGGGTCTGGCCGACACCGCGCTGCGTACCGCTGACTCGGGTTACCTCACCCGTCGTCTGGTGGACGTCTCGCAGGACGTCATCATCCGCGAGGACGACTGCGGCACCGAGCGTGGCCTGGTCATGCCGATCGCCCAGAAGATGGCCGACGGCACGCTGGTGGAGCACGACGACGTCGAGACCTCGGTCTACGCCCGCACGCTCGCCGAGGACGTCGTCCTCGACGGTGCGACGCTGGCCGAGGCCGGTATCGACCTCGGTGATGTCGTCATCGACGCGCTCGTCGCTGCTGGAGTCGAGCAGGTCAAGGTCCGTTCGGTCCTCACCTGCGAGTCGCACGTCGGCACCTGTGCCGCGTGCTACGGCCGCTCGTTGGCCACCGGCAAGCTGGTCGACATCGGTGAGGCGGTCGGCATCATCGCCGCACAGTCCATCGGTGAGCCCGGCACCCAGCTGACGATGCGTACCTTCCACACCGGTGGTGTGGCTGGTGACGACATCACGCAGGGTCTGCCCCGTGTGGTCGAGCTGTTCGAGGCCCGCACCCCCAAGGGTGTGTCCCCGATCGCCGAGGCCAGCGGTCGCGTCACCATCGAGGACACCGACAAGACCCGTCGCCTCATGCTCACGCCGGACGACGGCTCCGAGGAGCACGCCTACCCGGTGAGCAAGCGGGCCCGCCTGCTCGTCGCCGACGGTGAGCACGTCGAGGTCGGTCACCAGCTGACGGTCGGTTCCATCGACCCCAAGCAGGTGCTGCGCATCCTCGGGCCGCGTGCGGTCCAGATGCACCTGGTGGACGAGGTCCAGCACGTCTACCGCCAGCAGGGTGTGTCGATCCACGACAAGCACATCGAGGTCATTGTCCGCCAGATGCTGCGGCGCATCACGATCATCGAGTCCGCCGACGCCGACCTGCTCCCGGGTGAGCTGGCCGAGCGCGGTCGCTTCGAGACCGAGAACCGCCGCGTGGTGGCCGAGGGTGGTCGCCCGGCATCGGGTCGCCCCGAGCTGATGGGCATCACCAAGGCGTCGCTGGCCACGGACTCCTGGCTGTCGGCCGCCTCCTTCCAGGAGACGACCCGCGTCCTCACCGAGGCCGCGATGAACGCCAAGTCGGACCCCCTGCTGGGTCTGAAGGAGAACGTCATCCTCGGCAAGCTCATCCCGGCCGGCACGGGTCTCCCGCGCTACCGGAACATCAAGGTGGAGCCGACCGAAGAGGCCAAGGCCGCGATGTACACCATGCCGAGCTACGAGTACGACTACCCCGTGTTCGGCCCCGGGTCCGGCGAGGCCATCCGCCTCGACGACGCGGAGCTGGGCCTGGAGTGA
- the rpoB gene encoding DNA-directed RNA polymerase subunit beta encodes MAASRNATQTVSTARTASGRLSFAKIREPLEVPDLLALQTESFDWLLGNERWQARVAAAKAEGRGDVPDRSGLEEIFEEISPIEDFSGSMSLSFRDHRFEDVKYSIEDCKERDQTYSAPLFVTAEFMNTTTGEIKSQTVFMGDFPLMTERGTFVINGTERVVVSQLVRSPGVYFERTPDKTSDKDVYTAKVIPSRGAWLEFEIDKRDMVGVRVDRKRKQSVTVLLKALGMTEAEILEEFGDYESMRLTLEKDHTAGQDDALLDIYRKLRPGEPPTREAAQTLLDNLYFNPKRYDLAKVGRYKIDRKLGVAAELADSVLSVDDIVATIKYIVALHAGELTLSGKNGQDVPVEVDDIDHFGNRRLRNVGELIQNQVRTGLSRMERVVRERMTTQDVEAITPQTLINIRPVVASIKEFFGTSQLSQFMDQNNPLAGLTHKRRLSALGPGGLSRDRAGMEVRDVHPSHYGRMCPIETPEGPNIGLIGSLASYGRINAFGFIETPYRKVVKGTVTDEIHYLSADEEDRHVIAQANAVINADGLFTEDRVLVRTKGGEVDYIPGEDVDYMDVSPRQMVSAATALIPFLEHDDANRALMGSNMQRQAVPLVKSEAPLVGTGMEYRAALDSGDVVRAETAGVVTEVSADLVTVAGDDGSTRTYRIAKFARSNQGTSYNQVVVVNEGDRVEAGGVIADGPATDGGEMALGRNLLVAFMPWEGHNYEDAIILSQRLVQDDVLSSIHIEEHEVDARDTKLGPEEITRDIPNVSEEVLADLDERGIIRIGAEVRDGDLLVGKVTPKGETELTPEERLLRAIFGEKAREVRDTSLKVPHGETGTVIGVKVFDKDEGDDLPPGVNQLVRVYVANKRKITDGDKLAGRHGNKGVISKILPVEDMPFLEDGTPVDVVLNPLGVPGRMNVGQILELHLGWAASRGWEIAGNPDWAKLIPEDARSAPAGTRVASPVFDGVREDEIVGLLDSTTKTRDDVRLIDGSGKSRLFDGRSGEPFPEPVSVGYMYILKLHHLVDDKIHARSTGPYSMITQQPLGGKAQFGGQRFGEMEVWALEAYGAAYALQELLTIKSDDVQGRVKVYEAIVKGDNIPEPGIPESFKVLIKEMQSLCLNVEVLSSDGTSIELKESDEDVFRAAEELGIDLSRREPSSVEEV; translated from the coding sequence TTGGCTGCCTCGCGCAACGCGACTCAGACTGTGTCCACCGCACGGACGGCCTCCGGCCGTCTGTCGTTCGCGAAGATCCGCGAACCCCTCGAGGTCCCCGACCTCTTGGCGCTGCAAACGGAAAGCTTCGACTGGCTGCTCGGTAACGAGCGCTGGCAGGCCCGTGTTGCAGCCGCCAAGGCGGAGGGTCGGGGGGATGTGCCGGATCGCTCCGGCCTCGAGGAGATCTTCGAGGAAATTTCCCCCATCGAGGACTTCAGTGGCTCCATGTCGCTGTCGTTCCGCGACCACCGCTTCGAGGACGTCAAGTACTCCATCGAGGACTGCAAGGAGCGCGACCAGACCTACTCCGCGCCCCTGTTCGTCACCGCGGAGTTCATGAACACCACGACCGGTGAGATCAAGAGCCAGACCGTGTTCATGGGCGACTTCCCGCTCATGACCGAGCGTGGCACCTTCGTCATCAACGGCACCGAGCGCGTCGTCGTCTCCCAGCTGGTCCGCAGCCCGGGCGTCTACTTCGAGCGCACGCCCGACAAGACCTCCGACAAGGACGTCTACACCGCCAAGGTCATCCCGAGCCGCGGTGCGTGGCTCGAGTTCGAGATCGACAAGCGTGACATGGTCGGCGTCCGTGTCGACCGCAAGCGCAAGCAGTCGGTCACGGTGCTGCTCAAGGCCCTCGGCATGACCGAGGCAGAGATCCTCGAGGAGTTCGGCGACTACGAGTCGATGCGCCTGACCCTGGAGAAGGACCACACGGCCGGCCAGGACGACGCGCTGCTCGACATCTACCGCAAGCTGCGCCCGGGCGAACCGCCGACCCGCGAGGCTGCCCAGACCCTCCTGGACAACCTGTACTTCAACCCCAAGCGCTACGACCTCGCCAAGGTTGGCCGCTACAAGATCGACCGCAAGCTGGGCGTCGCCGCCGAGCTGGCCGACTCGGTCCTGTCGGTGGACGACATCGTCGCGACGATCAAGTACATCGTCGCGCTGCACGCTGGCGAGCTGACGCTCTCGGGCAAGAACGGCCAGGACGTGCCGGTCGAGGTCGATGACATCGACCACTTCGGCAACCGCCGCCTGCGCAACGTCGGCGAGCTCATCCAGAACCAGGTCCGCACCGGTCTGTCCCGCATGGAGCGCGTCGTCCGCGAGCGCATGACCACGCAGGACGTCGAGGCGATCACCCCGCAGACCCTGATCAACATCCGCCCGGTGGTGGCCTCGATCAAGGAGTTCTTCGGCACCTCGCAGCTGTCGCAGTTCATGGACCAGAACAACCCGCTGGCCGGGCTGACGCACAAGCGGCGTCTGTCTGCGCTGGGCCCGGGTGGTCTGTCCCGTGACCGCGCCGGCATGGAGGTCCGTGACGTCCACCCGTCGCACTACGGCCGCATGTGCCCGATCGAGACCCCCGAGGGTCCCAACATCGGTCTGATCGGTTCGCTCGCCTCCTACGGCCGGATCAACGCGTTCGGCTTCATCGAGACGCCGTACCGCAAGGTCGTCAAGGGCACCGTCACCGACGAGATCCACTACCTCTCGGCTGACGAGGAGGACCGCCACGTCATCGCGCAGGCCAACGCCGTCATCAACGCCGACGGCCTGTTCACCGAGGACCGCGTCCTCGTCCGCACCAAGGGTGGCGAGGTCGACTACATCCCCGGTGAGGACGTCGACTACATGGACGTCTCGCCGCGCCAGATGGTCTCGGCCGCGACCGCGCTGATCCCCTTCCTCGAGCACGATGACGCCAACCGTGCGCTCATGGGCTCCAACATGCAGCGCCAGGCGGTGCCGCTGGTGAAGTCCGAGGCTCCGCTCGTCGGCACCGGCATGGAGTACCGCGCCGCCCTCGACTCGGGCGACGTCGTCCGGGCCGAGACCGCTGGTGTGGTCACCGAGGTCTCTGCCGACCTCGTGACCGTGGCCGGCGACGACGGCTCGACACGCACCTACCGGATCGCCAAGTTCGCGCGCTCCAACCAGGGCACGTCCTACAACCAGGTCGTTGTCGTCAACGAGGGTGACCGGGTCGAGGCCGGCGGCGTCATCGCCGACGGACCCGCGACCGATGGTGGCGAGATGGCCCTGGGTCGCAACCTGCTCGTGGCGTTCATGCCGTGGGAGGGCCACAACTACGAGGACGCGATCATCCTCAGCCAGCGGTTGGTGCAGGACGACGTCCTCTCCTCGATCCACATCGAGGAGCACGAGGTCGACGCCCGCGACACCAAGCTCGGGCCCGAGGAGATCACCCGGGACATCCCGAACGTCTCCGAGGAGGTCCTGGCCGACCTCGACGAGCGCGGCATCATCCGCATCGGTGCCGAGGTCCGCGACGGCGACCTGCTGGTCGGCAAGGTCACGCCCAAGGGTGAGACCGAGCTGACCCCGGAGGAGCGCCTGCTGCGCGCCATCTTCGGTGAGAAGGCCCGTGAGGTCCGCGACACCTCGCTCAAGGTGCCCCACGGCGAGACCGGCACGGTCATCGGCGTCAAGGTGTTCGACAAGGACGAAGGCGACGACCTGCCCCCGGGCGTCAACCAGCTTGTCCGCGTCTACGTCGCCAACAAGCGCAAGATCACCGATGGTGACAAGCTCGCCGGCCGTCACGGCAACAAGGGCGTCATCTCCAAGATCCTGCCCGTCGAGGACATGCCGTTCCTCGAGGACGGCACCCCTGTGGACGTCGTGCTCAACCCGCTCGGTGTTCCCGGCCGTATGAACGTCGGCCAGATCCTCGAGCTCCACCTCGGGTGGGCGGCGAGCCGCGGTTGGGAGATCGCCGGCAACCCGGACTGGGCCAAGCTGATCCCCGAGGACGCGCGTTCGGCCCCGGCCGGCACGCGAGTCGCCTCGCCGGTGTTCGACGGTGTGCGCGAGGACGAGATCGTGGGTCTGCTGGACTCCACGACCAAGACCCGCGACGACGTGCGTCTCATCGACGGCTCCGGCAAGTCCCGGCTCTTCGACGGCCGCTCCGGTGAGCCGTTCCCCGAGCCGGTGTCGGTGGGCTACATGTACATCCTCAAGCTGCACCACCTCGTGGACGACAAGATCCACGCGCGCAGCACGGGTCCGTACTCGATGATCACCCAGCAGCCGCTTGGCGGTAAGGCCCAGTTCGGTGGCCAGCGCTTCGGTGAGATGGAGGTCTGGGCCCTCGAGGCGTACGGCGCGGCTTACGCGCTGCAGGAGCTGCTCACCATCAAGTCCGACGACGTGCAGGGCCGCGTGAAGGTCTACGAGGCCATCGTCAAGGGCGACAACATCCCCGAGCCGGGCATCCCCGAGTCCTTCAAGGTGCTCATCAAGGAGATGCAGTCGTTGTGCCTCAACGTCGAGGTCCTCTCCAGCGACGGCACATCGATCGAGCTGAAGGAGTCCGACGAGGACGTCTTCCGCGCCGCCGAAGAGCTCGGCATTGACCTGTCTCGGCGCGAGCCGAGCAGCGTCGAAGAGGTCTGA
- a CDS encoding MCE family protein → MIRRSVKVQLGVFLLITLLTVSVLSAKYVGLYDRFAGGQIHVSADFAQSGGVFVGSEVTYRGVTVGRVDGLRLSKDGVIVDAKLERGTQIPKDTKVVVENRSAVGEQYLDFQPRGAGGPDLKDGDTIPRQDTAYPLRVDTLLLHLDQTVNSVDHGDLQTVVDELGLAFGDGGGDLQRLLDSGDALTKSATEALPQTIKLIDDGRIVLDTQRATSGQVKTFATNFADLTATLKTSDPDLRLILDRGAVASQELQALIRDNQGNLAALVANLITIGQVTTSRVDGIQQLLVTYPDVVAGGYTVVPNDGSAHFGLAMAQSPPVCTQGYGGTVKRNPQDTSPARTNTAARCTLPRGSASSVRGAQNAPGPSGSPNATMPLAFGDQPVSPGMAASLGMTTPQVSVPLPPSGGAGSDSSWLWIMKEAAR, encoded by the coding sequence ATGATCCGCCGCTCCGTGAAGGTCCAGTTGGGCGTCTTCCTCCTGATCACGCTGCTCACCGTGTCGGTGCTGTCGGCCAAGTACGTCGGCCTCTACGACCGCTTCGCCGGTGGCCAGATCCACGTCAGCGCGGACTTCGCCCAGTCCGGCGGGGTCTTCGTCGGCTCCGAGGTGACCTACCGCGGGGTCACCGTCGGGCGCGTCGACGGGCTGCGCCTGTCCAAGGACGGCGTCATCGTCGACGCCAAGCTCGAGCGCGGCACCCAGATCCCCAAGGACACGAAGGTCGTCGTGGAGAACCGCTCGGCCGTCGGCGAGCAGTACCTCGACTTCCAGCCGCGCGGTGCCGGCGGGCCGGACCTCAAGGACGGCGACACGATCCCGCGCCAGGACACGGCCTACCCGCTGCGGGTCGACACCCTGCTGCTCCACCTCGACCAGACCGTGAACTCGGTCGACCACGGCGACCTGCAGACGGTGGTCGACGAGCTGGGACTCGCCTTCGGCGACGGTGGCGGCGACCTGCAGCGCCTGCTCGACAGCGGCGATGCCCTGACCAAGTCCGCCACCGAGGCGCTCCCGCAGACCATCAAGCTCATCGACGACGGCCGGATCGTGCTCGACACCCAGCGCGCCACGTCCGGGCAGGTCAAGACGTTCGCGACGAACTTCGCCGACCTCACCGCCACGCTCAAGACCTCCGACCCCGACCTGCGGCTGATCCTCGACCGCGGCGCTGTGGCCTCCCAGGAGCTGCAGGCCCTGATCCGCGACAACCAGGGCAACCTGGCGGCCCTGGTCGCGAACCTCATCACCATCGGTCAGGTCACGACCTCCCGGGTCGACGGGATCCAGCAGCTGTTGGTGACCTACCCCGACGTCGTGGCCGGCGGGTACACCGTCGTCCCGAACGACGGCTCGGCGCACTTCGGGCTCGCCATGGCCCAGAGCCCGCCGGTCTGCACCCAGGGCTATGGCGGCACGGTCAAGCGCAACCCCCAGGACACCAGCCCGGCCAGGACCAACACGGCCGCGCGGTGCACCCTGCCTCGCGGCTCGGCGAGTAGTGTGCGAGGCGCGCAGAACGCCCCGGGCCCCTCTGGCAGCCCCAACGCCACGATGCCCCTGGCTTTCGGTGACCAGCCCGTATCCCCGGGCATGGCAGCTTCGTTGGGCATGACAACGCCGCAGGTGTCGGTCCCCTTGCCTCCCTCGGGAGGTGCGGGTAGCGACTCCTCGTGGCTGTGGATCATGAAGGAGGCTGCTCGATGA
- a CDS encoding MCE family protein, protein MSAVTDRTGRMPRAGRLVAGLAAVAALLATSGCQGAFDLPLPGGAAQRGDIIRVTAEFADVLDLVPQSAVKVDQVTVGSVESIELNGWTARVTMRLPRSVKLPDNAIADIKQTSLLGEKYIELSPPPASAPQGQLADGDNIPIEHTGRNPEVEEVLSAMSLLLNGGGVAQLKIIETELNNAMHGNEPQIRDVIKQLDTFVSGLDKQKSEIVRAIDNIDKLSAKLAAQKDDLARAIEAMPGGLKVLADQRHQLVAMLQALSRLGSVGTHVIVQSKADTAANLAALKPILGELTAAGDNLPKSMQLLLTYPFSDGTLGAMKGDYTNMTANLQLDLRDPKALVGSLGGPTSPPSGGGLPTGGLPSLPVPGLPSVPAPPSLPGVPVPSSTTGSCGLPICPLGAPQPQSGSGSSDGSWRSLYGGDA, encoded by the coding sequence GTGAGTGCCGTGACTGACCGGACTGGCCGGATGCCGCGGGCCGGCCGGCTCGTGGCTGGGCTGGCCGCGGTGGCGGCCCTGCTCGCCACGAGCGGGTGTCAGGGCGCGTTCGACCTCCCGTTGCCCGGCGGGGCGGCCCAGCGGGGGGACATCATCCGCGTCACGGCCGAGTTCGCCGACGTCCTCGACCTGGTGCCGCAGTCCGCGGTCAAGGTCGACCAGGTGACGGTCGGTTCGGTGGAGAGCATCGAGCTCAACGGCTGGACCGCCAGGGTCACCATGCGGTTGCCCCGGAGCGTGAAGCTGCCCGACAACGCGATCGCCGACATCAAGCAGACATCCCTGTTGGGTGAGAAGTACATCGAGCTCTCGCCACCGCCGGCCAGCGCTCCGCAGGGTCAGCTCGCCGACGGCGACAACATCCCGATCGAGCACACCGGACGCAACCCCGAGGTCGAGGAAGTCCTGTCGGCGATGTCGCTGCTCCTCAACGGGGGTGGGGTGGCCCAGCTCAAGATCATCGAGACCGAGCTCAACAACGCGATGCACGGCAACGAGCCGCAGATCCGCGACGTCATCAAGCAGCTCGACACGTTCGTGAGCGGGCTCGACAAGCAGAAGAGCGAGATCGTCCGGGCGATCGACAACATCGACAAGCTGTCCGCGAAGCTCGCGGCGCAGAAGGACGACCTGGCCAGGGCCATCGAGGCCATGCCCGGGGGCCTCAAGGTCCTCGCCGACCAGCGCCACCAGCTGGTCGCGATGCTCCAGGCCCTGAGCCGACTCGGGTCGGTCGGCACCCACGTGATCGTGCAGAGCAAGGCTGACACCGCCGCCAACCTCGCGGCGCTCAAGCCGATCCTCGGCGAGCTGACCGCCGCCGGCGACAACCTCCCCAAGTCCATGCAGCTGCTGCTGACCTACCCCTTCTCCGACGGCACGCTCGGCGCGATGAAGGGCGACTACACCAACATGACGGCGAACCTCCAGCTCGACCTACGCGACCCGAAGGCGCTGGTCGGCAGCCTCGGAGGGCCGACCAGCCCGCCGAGTGGTGGCGGCCTGCCGACCGGCGGCCTGCCGAGCCTGCCCGTCCCGGGGTTGCCGTCGGTTCCGGCGCCCCCGTCGCTGCCCGGCGTGCCGGTGCCGAGCTCGACCACCGGCAGCTGTGGCCTGCCGATCTGCCCGCTGGGAGCCCCGCAGCCCCAGTCCGGCTCGGGGTCCTCAGATGGCTCGTGGCGCTCGCTCTACGGAGGTGACGCATGA